The Oryctolagus cuniculus chromosome 4, mOryCun1.1, whole genome shotgun sequence genomic sequence CCTACTCAGGAGACATGGCGGGAGGACCGCACCGCAGAGCCCAGCCCACCGGAGGGGACGTTGGTCACCAGGGCTCCCTgcaggagggggcctggggcccGCAGGGCTTGGGCCAGAGagtcctggggaggaggggccggccctgctggggtgggggcgggggcgttGGGCTAAGGTGCCCGGAGGCTGAGCCAAGCAGACTCCTGGCCCCTGTACACTCGGTTCTCCTGCGGGGCTCAGCCCTGGGGCAGCTGGGCGGCTCCCAGGCGGGGGTCAGGCGCTCTCTGCCTGGTTCCTGACCCAGGGCCAGCGGGCATGAGGTCATGCCTAGGAGAGGAGCGGGCAGGAACAAGTCCTGCCTGGGCCTGAGGcggcctctccctcccaccctggaaTGTGCATTcctgccccgcctccccagccccccgGGGGCGCTCGCTGGGGTGGGAGAGGTGAGGCCAGGCCCAGTGGGCGCTGAGGGCGGGCAGCACCCATGGGTCCTGAGGCCGAGGTGGCTGGAGCgtccccaggagggtggcaggtcGGGCCCCGGCCCTCTGGCAGAGCACACGGCCCATCTTGCCTGTGGAGGAGCTGCTGGGGGggtgcccggccccggccccagcctggccccactggGTCCTGtacctggccctggccccactgGGTCCTGCACCTGGCCCGGCCCCACTATGTCCTGTACCTGGCCCGGCCCCACTGGGTCCTGTACCTGGCCCCGGCCCCACTGGGTCCTGTACCTGGCCCCGGCCCCACTGTGACCTGTACCTGGCCCGGCCCCACTGGGTCCTGCACCTGGCCCGGCCCCACTGTGACCTGTACCTGGCCTGGCCTCTGAGGTCCAGGGACCTGGGAGTCCCTTGGGGTGACTGCCACAGGCTGCTGGCCAGAGGCCTGGGGGCCCTGCCGGAGTCAGAACttagttttttgggttttttaaaaaatatttattttcatttgaacggcacagagagacagaagtcttccctctgctggttcactcccgaagccaggagcttcatcggggtctctacgtgggtgcaggggcccaagcgcagcgctgtggcgtagcaggtaaagccgccacctgcagtgcccgcctcccatgtgggcgccggttgagtcccggctgctccacttcccatccagctctctgctgtggcctgggaaaagcggaagacggcccaggtgcttgggtcctgtgccggagcgggagacccggaagaggctcctggctttggcccagcctcagctgttgcaagcatctgggcagtgaaccagtggatggaagcgctcccCGTGTGtccctcgctctgtaactcttccttccaaatacgtctttagaaagaaaagagggggtggggcaggaggagggacgGATGTCCCGCCTGGTGGTCACTCCCCTGCGCCTGCGACAGCTGGGCTGCGCGAGGCtcaaggtggaagccaggagctccatccgggtctcccacacggcggCAGGGGCCAAGCGCTCCGGccgtcatcactgcctcccagggtgcaccttgcCAGGGCGCTGGATCAAGGTGGGGAGCCGAGACTCGGACCAGGCCACGGGGCCCAAACCCTCCGGCCGCAGCCCGCCTGCGGGGTTTAACCTCTCGACTGGGGAGTGACCTGAGACACCGAGCAATTCTCTGTACCTGCCCTGCCGCCGTCGGCGCGGGACCCAAGTTCACGTCCAACCCCGGGACCTGGCCTGGTGGCTGGAGTGGCTACAACACCTGAACTAGACCAGGGCACGGTTTGGGCTTTGTAGGCTTCGAGGTGCGTGTGTGGTGCGTGTGCGTTTCTGGCATGAGCACACGTGTCACAGGTGTGTAACCGCCCCCGAGTCCCGCCTTGCCGCCGGCTCCGGATTTGTGTCCCTACTAatcctggcctccctctctctacttAGGGCAAAATCTCCAAAAATCTTGCCCGATATTCTCCAGAAAATCGGGGACACCCCCATGGTGCGGATCAACAAGATCGGGAAGAACTTTGGCCTGAAGTGTGAGCTCTGTGAGTGCCCGGCGGGGACCCCAGGGGCTGGACCCCGGGACGGGGCAGTGGCCGGTCAGTCAGGCGTAGCAGGTGCTGTGTGGCAGAGCCAGCGGCCGGGACAGGCAAGCTCAGCGGGCGGGTCTGAGCGGGAGCCGGGCAGGTCAGAAGGTTTTGGGGGGGTCTCGCCCGGCTGGGTCCGgccactcccagcccccagcGCTGGTGGACTCCTGGCAGGTGTGGGCCGGCCCGGTCCTGGTGGACACGGAGGCCGGGGGTCTCCTCTGAGCTACACGAGGTGAGGGGGCTCGTGACCAccgcctgcctcccctccccgcacAGGCCCTGGGCGGCCGGGAGGGAGCAGCTCAGCGTGGCATCTCTGCTCCGAGGCGGTCACCGGCCAGGTCGCCCTTCTCTGGGGAAGGGGCGCCGTGTCctcccctggccctgctggggAGCCCGGGCCGGGCCAGAGCAGCCGCCTTCCCCAAGATCCCCAGGCGCCACCACCGGGGCCTGCTCCGCACCTGCCTGAGGGGACAGAGACCACCCCCTAGCGCCTGAGCAAGCGGGGCCTCGgatgtgcccattttacagagcgACAGCCCAAGGCCCGGGGAGGCACAAAGGCCTCCCGCTGGGCTGGCCAGAGTGGTGTCTTCTGCATCAGTCACTCCCAGCAGGGGACACCTCCACCTGGCTCTGTGTGGCTTTCACAGGCCGCTCCTGGTGGCTGCAGCCCAGAACCCCCTCCTTTGAGAAAGCAGGCGCGGCCCGTGGCTGCGGGGACAGGGGGAGGAGACCCTGCCTCAGGGGTCTGACCCCAGGGGACCCCGGCCCCGCGTTTCCCAGCCGTGCCCGCGCGGGGCTCCCAGGTGTCCTCTCACGCTCAGtggccttgggggtgggggcaggagctgcTGGGGGGTGCCCAGGTGGGAGTGGGAGCGAGGAGGAGGTGGCTTTCAGGCCCTCATGGTCGTCCCTGGTGCAGTGGCCAAGTGTGAGTTCTTCAACGCGGGCGGCAGCGTCAAAGACCGCATCAGCCTGCGCATGATCGAGGACGCCGAGCGTGCCGGGACCCTGCGGCCCGGGGACACCATCATTGAGCCCACGTCCGGGAACACAGGTGAGAGCTGGGCCGCGGTGGGGACGCTGGCCCCAACGGGCCTGGGGCACCCCGCCCGGGGCACCCGGCTCCGGCCAGCCGGGGGGCCTCCCCTGCACGCCCCGCTCACCCTGCAGGGGAgggcgagggggcggggggggggggggcgatggAACCCGCGGCGCCTTCTCGCTGGGGCCCGGGCtgtgggcgggcggggcggggcggcgctcACTGCTCTGTCCACCCAGGGATCGGGCTGGCCCTGGCCGCTGCCGTCAAGGGCTACCGATGCATCATCGTGATGCCAGAGAAGATGAGTCTGGAGAAGGTGCGGCCTGGGGAGGGCGGGCTCGGGCaggggccccgggagggcaggCGGCGGGCAGCGGTGAAGCCGTGGTCTCCGCACCGCAGGTGGACGTCCTGCGGGCCCTGGGGGCCGAGATTGTGAGGACGCCCACCAACGCGCGGTTCGACTCCCCCGAGTCCCACGTCGGCGTGGCGTGGCGGCTCAAGCAGGAAATTCCCAATTCACACATCCTAGACCAGGTGAGGGGCGGGGAGCCCGCCCGGTGGTCGGTGGGCCGAGCCGTGCATTCCGTGTCCGCGTGTCCCCCAGGGCGGCCTGGCTGGCTCCACCTGGGCACAAGCGCCGCCCTGCCCCACGGGCACTGGGCTGACCCGGGCGCTGTGGGGCTGGGGCGTCCCCGGAGTTGCCCCCTGGCCCGGCCGCGGCGTCCGCCCAGCTCACGGCTCTGCTCTCGCCACGCAGTACCGCAACGCCAGCAACCCACTGGCTCACTACGACACCACGGCCGAGGAGATCCTACAGCAGTGTGATGGTGCGTGCGTCCGCCTGCCACCGCGGCTCCATGGCGTGTGGCCCTGGTGTGgcccctgcctgtgacaccaagCACCGGGCACGGCCATCTCTGCTCCAGCCCCGAGCGTGTCCGGTAGCTCGGCTGAGCTCTGCCTGGGCACCGGGGTCAGTGGGGGCGGTGGTGCCTGGCTGGCTCTGCACACGGCCCGAGGCTCGGGACCACTCCCCTCCCGGGCACCGCAGCcacagtgggggtggggcgcctGGCTTCCTGCCTTGGCTCTGGCTCAGCCCCGTCCTGTGCCCAGGCTTTGCCCGGCTGGCCTCACTGTGAGAGTCGTGCCGGGCGGCTGCGGTCCCATGTCGGCGTGGCTCGCCCTGGCGCTGGCCCCCCACAGTCCCGGCCCGGCAGCTCTGAGCCACAGCCCGAGGGATTGagctcctctgccctcctcaTCCACGAATCCCCAGCCGGGGACCCAGCCGTGGAGACCCTGCCTCTGCCCGCGCCCTCCCCGTGGGCGCCCGGCCTCTGTGCATTCTGCCGGGAGGGGTGGCGGGAAGCCCGCCTTTGTCGCCTGCCCTGGTTGGGCTGAGCCAGGTGTGGCCGGATGTGGCCGGATGTGGCTTGAGGCtggtcccccctccccagggaagCTGGACATGCTGGTGGCCTCGGCGGGCACGGGCGGCACCATCACGGGCATCGCCAGGAAGCTGAAGGAGAAGTGCCCGGGATGCCAGGTGAGCGGCAGGCGGGACCCAGGAGGCCTCGCTCCCGGCACAGCCACGCCCGCGCCGTCTCACTGTGACGTGCGCCTGCGTTACACGGACACTGCTCAGCAAGGCAAAGCAACACAGCATCTCGGTGGCCGCGCGCCAGGGCCGGGGTCGCCCACAGCGTGGCCTAGAGGGGCTTCCTGGGCTGGGAGGCTGTGCCCTGTGACGGCCCCCCACGATCAGCCCAGAGgctcccagcctggggcagggtcCCACCGGGTCTGAGAGAGCTGGGAGGGGCTCCCGGAAGTGCCCACTTCCTCCCTGTGGCCCTGACACTGCCCCCAGGAAGAGGCCAGTGCCCGTGCCGCCCGCCTCCCCGAGCGCCGGCTGGgggccctgcagggggcgctccAGGGGCAAGGCCTCCGCCCGCTCCTccccggctgctggcttcagtcaggTTCTGGGGTTGTGCACCTGTGTGCTGTGGGCGGGGCCCCGCAGGCCGAGGGCGGGGCCTGAGGCTGCCCCCTCTGCAGATCATCGGCGTGGACCCCGAGGGCTCCATCCTGGCGGAGCCGGAGGAGCTGAACCAGACGGAGGTGACGGCCTACGAGGTGGAGGGCATCGGCTACGACTTCATCCCCACCGTGCTCGACCGGACGGTGTGTGGGGCCCCAGCCGGGACCCCGGCTATCGGGACAGGGCACCGGGcccccctggggagggaggggccgccgGGGCAGCTGGCGCAGAGCCGGTGGCTGCTGGGATGGCGGCCTCTGTGCCACGCTGACCGCCGGGACGGTCTGCCGCAGGTGGTGGACAGGTGGTTCAAGAGCACCGACAAGGAGGCCTTCGCCTTCGCCCGCATGCTGATCGCGCAGGAGGGGCTGCTGTGCggtgggtgtgggggcagggcggggccgcgggcCTCAGGGCAGCCGGCAGGGTCACCTGCCGGGGGCGGGGTTTTGAGCTGCCCTGCCAGCACCGTCCTGTTCCAGGGTGGGCCAGGAGGACGCGAGGCTCcaagggccgggccgggccgggccgggcggcagCTCTGGGAGCCTCCGTCTCTGGGTTAGGGAGTGGGGCCCGGCGTCACCTGTCATGTGGGGCGGCTGTGGGCAGCTGAGACGCAGGCCCCGGCCCGGGtacgggcccagccctggctgagcagAAGCCCACGTGGTTCCAGGCTGTGTTTCTGCCGTGAGGGTTGGCCACGCCTCTGAGCAGGCGGGAACTCCAAGGGGACGCCCCGGGACCCTCCCCGAGTGTGCTGGGCCCTCcacgtgtgcatgcgtgtgcacacgtACATGCTGGGCCGTTCTCCCCGGGCACACGCGTGCACTCACGGGGAGGGGTCTGACTGACGTGCCTCGGCAGGTGGCAGTGCCGGCAGCGCAGTGGCCGTGGCCGTGAAAGCCgcccaggagctgcaggaggGTCAGCGCTGCGTGGTCATCCTGCCCGACTCCGTGCGGAACTACATGTAAGAGCTTCAGCCAGGGGCCCTCCTGGCTTGGGGGCCCCCGTGTCTTGTCACCCGCCTTGCCCCACTGTGGGGCTTGGGTGTTTCCATGGTGATGGCACGactccctgctgcagcccctgcccctgggggccCCGTCCCCCGCACTCTGCTGAGGTTTCCGGGGCCCGGGCAACACCCAAGCTGAGTCCTGGTGACGCCTCCTGTTCACTCACCCCACCCGCTCGCTCAGGTGCTCGCCTGGGCTGGAGGCGTGCGGGCCGGGCAGCCAGGCCGGCATCCCCTAGGGCCCAGTGTGCTCAAGTCCAGGCTCCCGGGACAATGGCCTTGGTCCTGCTGGCGCGGGGGCCCCGAGCCTGCCCCGGAGCCCAGCACGCAGGTGCACGGTGTGAGCCCAGCACGCAGGTGCACGGTGTGAGCCCAGCGCTCACGTGCCCAGGCTATTGTGTGGCCACGCCTGCTCCCCGCTTTGCTGGACCTTGCCCTACCTTTCAGGACAGAGACCACCCAGGCCTGCAGAGAGGGCTTGAGAACCAGGGGGTGGGGGACCCTTGTTCATCTGTGACCCTCAGGCCTCTCCCTGGAGCCCCTGGCCAGCTGTCTGGGGCCTCTTCCCTCCGCGTGGTCAGAGGCCACCACGGACGCCCTGTGAGGTCTCGGTGCCCGCCCCTGCAGGTCCAAGTTCCTGAGTGACAGGTGGATGCTGCAgaagggcttcctggaagaggaggagctctCGGTGAAGAGGCCGTGGTAAGGGCGCTGGCGCGGGGACACGGACCTGCCCCGTGGGGTTAGGGCGCTGGCGCGGGGACACGGACCTGCTCCGTGGGGTTAGGGCGCTGGCGCGGGGACACGGACCTGCCCCGTGGGGTTAGGGCGCTGGCGCAGGGACACGGACCTGCCCCGTGTGGTTAGGGTGCTGGCGCGGGGACCCTGGGATCTGCCCACTGTGGTTAGGGCGCTGGCGTGGGGACACGGACCTGCCCACTGTGGTTAGGGCGCTGGCGCGGGGACACGGACCTGCCCACTGTGGTTAGGGCGCTGGCGCGGGGACACGGACCTGCCCCGTGTGGTTAGGGCGCTGGCGCGGGGACCCTGGGACCTGCCCGCTGTCCTTGGTGGCAGTGGTCTcacctgccctggctccccaggTGGTGGCACCTGCGGGTGCAGGAGCTGAGCCTGTCAGTCCCGCTGACCGTCCTGCCTGGTGTCACCTGCAGCGACACCATCGACATCCTCCGGGAGAAAGGCTTTGACCAGGCGCCCGTGGTGGATGAAACGGGGTCAGTCCTGGGTCCCCCCACTGTCGCTGGacggggcagctgtggggcccCACAGACAGCTGGCCTTGGTCGCTCTGCCTAAGACGTCCAGGGCACACCCCAGGCTGGTCCCTGAGTGGCAGCTCCCTGTCCCACCCGGGAGACGGGTGACGGGCACCCTGAGGTCGGGCTCAGAGGTCGGGGCTCGGACAGCAGGGCGCTGAGCCCGCCGCCCTTCCCCCAGCACTGTCCTGTGCCTCCCACAGAGAGATCCTGGGCATGGTGACCCTGGGGAACATGCTGTCGTCCCTGCTCGCCGGGAAGGTGCAGCCGTCCGACCAGGTCTGCAAGGTTCTCTACAAGCAGTTCAAGCAGGTGTGGCGCTggcggcaggtgcagggcctcccGGGGGGAGTGAGGTGCCCGGCCCGGGACTCTGCCGGGCCCCGGAGGCGCTGCCGGGCCCCGCCCAGATCTGGAAGGGATGGggctctccccacctctgccacctGCACTTCCCGGAGTCCGTGCGTTTGCCACTCCTGTGCCCCCCACGCCGCCATGCACCGGTTCTGaaagctgcttcctgccctgCCTGGCACCCGGACACgaagtccctccctccccctgcagacCCCGTGCGGCTGCCGGCACCCGGATCCTCGGCCCTGCGGGGCCGTCACGGTGGCCGGGGTTAGGAGAGGCTCACGGGCCCCGGGTCCTGTCCCCGTCTGCGGCCTCGCCGTCCTGGCCGCCGGCGCTCAGGCTGCTCCTCCCACAGATCCGCCTGACGGACACCCTGGGCGCACTCTCCCACATCCTGGAGACCGACCACTTCGCCCTGGTGGTGCACGAGCAGATCCAGTGTAAGTGGCGCAGGGGTGATCTCGGGGGTCCTGAGGGCGGCCCCAGGAGAAGCGGACTGTGTCCCTGGTCCCCTCAGAGGGGCTCCCGAGGCTGCCTCCCGGCCGGGAGAGCTGGCTGCGCTCCTGAGTGCCCACGGCGTAGTCGAGGGGCCCTGCGGCCCAGTCCCAACCCCACCTACCCGCCTGGCCTGGCCGAGGGCTCCCATCTAACCCCTCTCCCGTCCTTGGCTCTGCAGCACGGGACCAGGCCTgggcaggagaggtgggggggccCGCAGGTACGTACGCCCCGCCCAGCGCTCCCCAGGGTGCCGGGGTCTGACTCCAGCATGGGTAGGACGGTCCCTCCTCGTGGCCTCACACGTACTTGTGTTTGCACGtggtgaggaagaggagagggtgtGTGGACTTTCCCTGAGAGTCCGTCCTGTGACCCCAGGCCTGGACGCACCTCCTGGCCCGTCCTGGGCAGGCGTGACCCGGCTGTGGGCCGGCCCCCGGTGCTGGGGCCCTGTCTCTGGGCTGTTCCCCAGGTTTCCAGAGGGCAGCGTCTCCCCGACCCCGGGCGCCTCTGCCTGGGCTATGGGATGGTCCAGGGCCGGCTCGGCAGGGAAGCAGAATCCAAGGCCCGGTGTGGTGTCCACCAGCTGGCTACCGAGCGGGCCAGGGCGGGTATGGCCCGCAGGTTGCTGGCCACTGTTCTGGGCCGCCCGGCTGTGGGTGCTGCTCCTACTGCCCCAGGGGCTCGGTGTGGGGGGGACCTCGGCCGCCAGCTGGCTCTGGCCACCTCCTGACTCGCTGCCCGATGTTCCCCCCCCACAGACGGCGGCGACGAGCAGCCCAGCAAACGGCAGACGGTGTTCGGCGTGGTCACCGCCATGGACCTGCTCCACTTCGTGGCCAGCCGGGGGCAGGACCAGCAGTGACGCGTGGGAGTTGGGCATGGGGGCCCCCAGCACGCGGAGCGAGGCCCCGTCTTGCGGTTCCCCCGGTTAACCCTTGGCCATGCCCACGGCTCTATTTATGGCATCCTGGTGAACGGGCTTCCTATTAAAACGTCTCACCGAGGAACTGTTCAGACCGGATCCGGCCGTCCGGGGTGTCGGGGACGCTCGGGGAGCCTGGGTCGCCTGGGTCCCATCTCTGGGGACAGCTGCGCCCCTTGGGGCTGGGTGGGTCGGAGCCGCCGTCTGGGGCGTGCGTGACCTCTGAGTGACCAGTTTGGTGGCGCTCGGCTGCTGTGTGCTCACCACGTGGGTCCAGTCCCCAGGGACGTCCCCCCCATCAGGTGGCCCTGCCAGGCGTGGGTGTGGGTCCTGCCACGTGCGACGGCGGCACCTAGGACCCAGGGCTCTCTGAGGAGCTCCCGGCACAGTGCACAGGGCCTGCAAAGTTCCCCTCCAGCGACCTTCACCTTACCTGGAAGGAGAGCCAGGTCTTCACCCACACAGtagctgggccgggccaggcgtGGCCCCGGGAGCCGAATTCCTGGGCCGTGGAGTCACCCATGGCAGCGGCTCTGGGCCCCGCCCACGCCCGCCCTCCACCGGCTCCCCTGGCGCCTGCAGCCGTCTGTCTTAGCGCCCTCTCGACAGGGCCTGCTATAGCCGAGCACCTGCCCCGGGCCGgcccctgctggagctgagcaCTCAGCCGGGTCTCTCGCGTGTTAGCTGTGCCAGGTACTCACGCCGTGCCAGACACGCGTGGGACTCCAAGCACCCGCTCCCTGGCTGCAGAGCCGTCCTCGCCTGCCACCTTCGGCCGCCCCCTGCTCAGCTCCGGGGCTCTGCCTGGTGCCCACTGGGAGGGGTTCTCTGTGCCTGTGCGCGTGTtcacgtgcacgtgtgtgtgtgtgcatgtgcacgcatGTGCGTGGGACCAGTTCCCGGCAGGGAGGCCCGAGTGTCCCTGGGTCGCTGTGACCTCAGCCTGGCGGCCCCCAGCTGCCCGTGATTGCCGCGGTCCTGTTTGGTGGTTTGCCGAGCAGTCGGCTCCGGCCCGGGCTTCTGTGCCGGCAGCTCAGGGCCCCGAGGGCCCCCGGGGGCTACGACGTGAGCGTCACTTGGTCCTTGTTCCCCTTTAAGGATTCAgttggcagagagggagagggaaatggttcactccccgcgtggccaggctgaaggcaggggctccatccgggtctcccaggcgtgtgcgggggtggggggtggggggcagcactcggccgccctctgctgcttcccgggagccttagcagggagctggatgggaagtggagccagggcctcccatgtggcagcttaacctgtgtgcTACACCAGCCCCGGCGTGGGTCGTGAGGGGTCCCACAGGGTGGCCGAGGGGTCCCACTTCCAGCAGCAACCCCCCAAAAAACTGCCCTGAGCCAGTCTGATCTGGATCCAAGACCTGAGTCCACGCCTACCTCGGGGCAGGGAGGTCCACCTGGGAGGCATTCAGAATGCagtgggcggggcagggtgggACCTGAGCCACCACGTGTCCCAGGGATCAGCTCAGCGCTGGGGCCATGTGCAGGGGAGGGTGTCTGCGAGCTCACAGGCGCACAGAGTGGCACCCAGCCTGCGTCACGGTGCCCAGCAGTCCCTGGCGCGTGCACGCCAACGCACACGTGCAGCTCCcagaccctgcacctgcagcatACAAGGGGGTCACACCCAGCCTCTGGGGGAGCCCGGGGCAGGCTGAGCGCTCATTCAGAAGCCTGCCTCAGCCATGGCTGGGAACGCCATCCTGTCTACGTCACGGCCAGGGGCCCACCTGCCACAGTCTGCACCAGGGTGGGACAGCGCCCAGGCCACTGCTGATAGCCATCTGCCCCGAGGACTGCACCCCCAGCGCCGCCTGCCGGCCCCAGtgaagccagcagcaggagccaAGGCCTCTCTGTGTGGCTTCTACCTCATTGTCCAGTGTGGCTGCTTGAGCACCAGCCGCTGTTTATCCCATCCCAGTGGACTGCACCGGCCGATCCAGCCACCAGCTCACTTAGTGCTGTGGAGAGTTCTAGAAAGAACCCCGAGGGCACATGGCACAGTAGGTCCACCGTGCCTCAGCCCATCAGAAGCGTGGTGGTCctggggccagtcctggctgctccacttctggcccagctcctgctaacgcgcctgggggagcggaggacagctgagggcccgggcccctgcacccgcggggatgcagctcctggcccctggcttcagcctggcccagctctggccacctggagtgagccagcggacggagggcctctctctgtcttctgtaactctcaaaataaatcttttaaaaaataaataaaaaggccggcgccgcagctcactaggctaatcctccgcctagcggcgctggcacaccaggttctagtcccggttggggcgccggattctgtcccggttgcccctcttccaggccagctctctgctgtggccagggagtgcagtggaggatggcccaggtgcttgggtcctgcaccccatgggagaccaggaaagcacctggctcctggctcctgccatcggatcagcgcggttcgccagccgcggcagccattggagggtgaaccaacggcaaaggaagacctttctctctgtctctctctctcactgtccactctgcctgtcaaaaataaataaataaataaataccaccCACGGTGAGCCAGTGGCCTAAGCCAGGCCACACCTGCCCTCGCGCGTGTGCACCGCCACACCTGGcgagcggcaccagcacacgccTGCTCCGGTCGCTGCtgggtgctggctgtggcaggggACAGCTGTGCCGGCTCTCCGTGCGCCCTGGGCAGCCCTCAGCTTCGCTCACGCCCTGTAGCCCTGTTCAGCTGGTGTCAAGAGCCGGGGCCCCCAGGGCTGCGGCCACGGCTGTGGCCCCTGTGGGCAGCACCCCGGCCACAAGACCCCAAACACCTCTGGAGAACCAGCAGCCCGAGGCCTCGGCGCAAGCCAGCACGGCGCGGGGCTCGCAGCAGCGACTCCCAAGCCCCGTTTCCCTCCCGTTCCCGTGTCTGAGGCCTTAGACGCCGGGCTCGGTGCCCTCCGGGGCTCAGGACAAGACCCCACCGCACCCCAATACCCCCGGCCCCACAGGCCTCCCTGGGACTCAGGGCCCCGGCTGTGCAGTCCTGGCGCCTCCCAGGCCACGCCAGCTGTGAGCTGGCCGCGTCCCTCTCCACCAGCCCACGTGGAGGTTCTGCCGAGGTCATACGGAGGGCACACGAGGTCCCCGAATGTGAGCTGTAAGACCACCGCGTGGAAGAGGTGCCAAGGAGGGTACAAGCtcccccaggaggcagggacGCACAGGTCCCCTGGGCTGCTGCCCTGGACGGGACGGAGGAAACATCTCAAGTTCACCAAGCGTGCCGAGACAGCCCCGGAGCAGGCAGCGGCCAGAGCGGCTCTCAGGGTGCAGTGCCCGGGGAGGACccgctggcctggaggaggggcacaAGGCCTCCGGGACCaggtcctgcctgcctgcccagcagTGGGCGTGAGCCCTGCGCCGCACAGGACTCgctgggctgggctaagccagcaGAGAACAGGCGGCCTCCTgctgaggtggggagggggcggagcaGACACCacggggcaggcagggagcaagAACGGGGAGGGGGCATCTCTGCTGGAAGCCCCCAGTGCCCACGCCCGCCTGTCGCAGCATGGGCTCCCCCTGTTCTACAAGGCACCAGCAGCAGTCAAAAGTGGTGGACCCGGACCCAGACCCGAGACACGGGGCCCTCCCGGGGCACACTGCCAGATCTCTCCAAATGCCCGTCCCAGGTCACTGGGCTCCGTTTCTGCAAACACCTGGTGCCACTGCTCTCACGGTGGCCTGACACTGGGACGCAGCATCGCTCCTCCGGCCCACAGCGGGCCCACCCCTCACTCCTGTCCTTCCTGCCCATTTCCAGACATGGACTGGTTGACTGGCGGGaatcccgcccctcccccagctcagagAAAGGTTCCGCAGGTGTCGCCTTCCCCTGGCATCTGGCACTGCCCTTGGGGCCCTcggcctcccagctcctgacctcctctgcacctgctctggcctctccccacccggggctcccagcagcccctgtgcCATTGCCCCTCTGGCTGCCCGGCAATTCAgcctgctggcccctcctcctggAAGCCCAGGTCTGCGCTGACACATGTCAGCATGCGGGAAGGAGCTTATTTGAGACGTGGACTGCCGTGTGTTAGGATGATCTGGACGAAAACGGAGACAATATAAACCATAATGCTACAAACAGCCCCGGTTTCTCTAGAAACCCTTCTGTAAACACGACGAAGCAGCTCGTGCCGATGCTACCACTCAAAGCTCCCTTCAAACTCGCTGGGACCCGGCCACCCCTGACTCCCATCCCGGCCACTGCGGCCTTTCACAGGCTGGCCACAAAGGGTGGGGACCTGGGCCAGCTGAGCCTGCAGGTCCCACGGGGCGAGCCTCACACCCACCGACC encodes the following:
- the CBS gene encoding cystathionine beta-synthase isoform X1, which translates into the protein MPSETAQAGEGPAGCPHLSGAQGSDRSLDQRPPGNKDAPERVWIRPDVPSRCTWELGRPVADSPHQHAALAKSPKILPDILQKIGDTPMVRINKIGKNFGLKCELLAKCEFFNAGGSVKDRISLRMIEDAERAGTLRPGDTIIEPTSGNTGIGLALAAAVKGYRCIIVMPEKMSLEKVDVLRALGAEIVRTPTNARFDSPESHVGVAWRLKQEIPNSHILDQYRNASNPLAHYDTTAEEILQQCDGKLDMLVASAGTGGTITGIARKLKEKCPGCQIIGVDPEGSILAEPEELNQTEVTAYEVEGIGYDFIPTVLDRTVVDRWFKSTDKEAFAFARMLIAQEGLLCGGSAGSAVAVAVKAAQELQEGQRCVVILPDSVRNYMSKFLSDRWMLQKGFLEEEELSVKRPWWWHLRVQELSLSVPLTVLPGVTCSDTIDILREKGFDQAPVVDETGEILGMVTLGNMLSSLLAGKVQPSDQVCKVLYKQFKQIRLTDTLGALSHILETDHFALVVHEQIQSRDQAWAGEVGGPADGGDEQPSKRQTVFGVVTAMDLLHFVASRGQDQQ